The genomic stretch ATGGACGGTCCCGGGAACACTGCGGCAGAAATAGCTTTATGATCGGCTTTCACCGCTTTGGTAATGGCATCCACCACACGAGTGATGGCATCCAGACGGAAATTGATCCAACTCTGGTTTTCCATCGGATACTTTAATTCCAACGGATCCTGTCCTGTTTTAGCTTTAAACAATTCACGGCAGACATCACAATAACAATAGTCATATTCCGGCAACTCTTCTTTCTGCTCTATACCATAGTTTTTCCATAAGCTGACAGGCAAGATTACATCCGGCATACGGACATAATCCAGATGAACACCATCCACATAAGGCTTATGGGCTTCCTTTACATAGTCTTCTGCCAGATACTCTGCCACACCTTGGTGATTAGGGCACAAGAAACGATAATAATCCACGTAGGCCGGTTTGTCGTGACAAGACTCGCCTTTACGGTTCACGGCATACCAGTCGGGATGCTTGTTCAGCAGTTCCCTGCGGTTCATCGTCCATTTCCAATAATGCGCCTCCAATCCGGCTTCTTTGCAGAGGCGGTAAATATTCTCATTGTATCCCTCGAACATGACACCCGAAATACCACATTCTTTCAACAACGCAAACCACTTTTGCCATTCGGCATCCGAACGGTTATTCAGACGCATCCACAACCAATTTTTAACTTCACGGGCAGGTATCTTTTCTGTCCGGAAACGTCCTTCATTATTGATCACATAACGGACTCCTTCAACAGGATTGGTTATAGCTATCTGATACGTGTTCTGAGTCGCCTCCACCGCAATCCGGGCATCAGCCGGAAGATCTTTCAACTCTTTATCAGTCAAAAAGAATTGTTCTGTGGCACGCAGATAATTATGTTGTTTACTATAATTATCCTGTTGTGCGTAGAACATGGCCCACAGCAATTTATAAATGGCCTGATTGTACGGGTAAACCAACTCATCTTGCGAGGTTCCCACTTTCTTGTCTACGAAATAAAGATATCCCCAACGGTCGGGCATGTGCATATCGATTCTTCCGGTAGGAGTCCATACCCAATTTTCCTCGGGTCCTTTCTCCTTCAGCCACTGTACACGCGAAAAGTTGATGCGCCAGGTATTGCCAGCCTTCAACGGATTGTTAAAGTTCATGGTCAGCGCCTGATGAGGAATGGCCATTTCCACACTCCAATACTTATCTTTATCTTTTGATTTATTCAGTGTACCTTCACAATGGATGGCAGTCTTCAATCCGGGGCAGTCCCATTGCACCATGAAATTTCCACCCGAACGATAAGGTTTGTCCAGCATCAGATCGAAAATCACGCCACGCGCATTGGTTTCTATTTCAAAATAATTGTGTCCGTCGCTATCCGGATCAATAAACACTTCAAAGTCATTGTCATAATAGATGATGGTATCACGCTGGGTAAGACGCGCCTTGATATCCTCTTCTTGAAGAACAGCTCCTACATATAAAAATTCATCATCCCACAGCATCTTGGCGGTAGTTTCATATTTGGGAGTCGGGAATCCTTCTCCGCTTATATCTACAAACGGGGCAGTAGACGCCGCCTTATTCCAGGAACTTTCATTCAGTTTACCATCTATTTTCAACTTTCCATCCGGACGATAACATACATAAGTACGCGGTTCGGTCAGAAAACGCTCATATTGTTCAAAAAGGCTTTGTGCCATTGCCGGAAAAGTAACCAGCAGAAGTAACAGGGTATAAATAAGTTTCTTCATGTATTTTTCAGATTCAAGTTAGTTATTATCTTGCACTTGTCCCACTCCGCGATATAGTTTGATCGGTCCATCCAGCAACACGGCCAGCACGGTAATCTGCTCATCCTGCACCTGTTGGGGTACATCAATGTAGAGATTACCCGGCACTGAATTCCAATAATTTTTATTGTAGACCTTGTAATTCAACATAGCTCCGTTACCAACCACCCATATACGGTTCACTTTGTTCATCAGCCCTTTTACTTCCACCGGACCGTTAGGTTTGTAAGGAAGGTATAAATACAGAATATCCCCCGCCTTATTCAGTGTGGTATATCCCTGGAAATGCTCGGTAGGAATACCTGCGCGAGTTTCATAAATAGCTTCTTTATGCTTCTTGGTCCATCGGCCGAACTCCTTCAACACAGCGATCTGTTCTTCAGGAATGGAACCGTCCTCTTTGGGACCGATATCCAATAAAAGATTACCACCCATGCTCAGGCAGTCTACAAATGTACGAAGCAGGATATAGGGTGATTTATAGTTGCTGTCTGTATGCTGATATCCCCATGAATCATTCATGGTCATACAAAGTTCCCAATATTTATCTTCAGGACGCACCACCGGCACTCCTTGTTCGGGAGTGGCATAGTCACCATACCCCTGTATACGCGAGTTGATAATCACATTTTTATTATCCGAACGAAGCAAATCTACAATTCCTTTGGAATTCCATGCTTCCGAACTTTGCTCCCAATCTCCGTCAAACCAATACAGATCCGGTTTCCAAGTCTTGTTCAGCTCCGCCAATTGTCCGAAATTGAACTTGTTGAATCGGGCCCAACGTTCAGGATCATTTTTATAACGTACTTCCGTACGGGTTTTGTTAGGATAATCAGGATGCGACCAGTCCAATAAAGAATAATAGAAACCAAGCTTCAATCCTTGTTTTCTCACTTCCTTTACAAAGGGAGCGATAAGGTCACGTTTTGCCGGAGTGCTTTTCACGACGCTGATATCTCCTACT from Phocaeicola dorei encodes the following:
- a CDS encoding sugar-binding protein, with amino-acid sequence MKKLIYTLLLLLVTFPAMAQSLFEQYERFLTEPRTYVCYRPDGKLKIDGKLNESSWNKAASTAPFVDISGEGFPTPKYETTAKMLWDDEFLYVGAVLQEEDIKARLTQRDTIIYYDNDFEVFIDPDSDGHNYFEIETNARGVIFDLMLDKPYRSGGNFMVQWDCPGLKTAIHCEGTLNKSKDKDKYWSVEMAIPHQALTMNFNNPLKAGNTWRINFSRVQWLKEKGPEENWVWTPTGRIDMHMPDRWGYLYFVDKKVGTSQDELVYPYNQAIYKLLWAMFYAQQDNYSKQHNYLRATEQFFLTDKELKDLPADARIAVEATQNTYQIAITNPVEGVRYVINNEGRFRTEKIPAREVKNWLWMRLNNRSDAEWQKWFALLKECGISGVMFEGYNENIYRLCKEAGLEAHYWKWTMNRRELLNKHPDWYAVNRKGESCHDKPAYVDYYRFLCPNHQGVAEYLAEDYVKEAHKPYVDGVHLDYVRMPDVILPVSLWKNYGIEQKEELPEYDYCYCDVCRELFKAKTGQDPLELKYPMENQSWINFRLDAITRVVDAITKAVKADHKAISAAVFPGPSMARKMVRQDWGEWTLDAYYPMIYNKFYYEGPEWIGRSVKESVETVNGRAKIYAGLMFGDIKDNFEEALDEAYNNGASGVSFFDGPDEEYLHKFKAYLDKRGFVVK
- a CDS encoding alpha-L-fucosidase — translated: MKKNRLSLAFLALLIAASPLRAQDTPQTETAEQKDKRMEWFSQAKLGIFIHWGIYSVRGVSESWSFFNNYLPYDEYMEQEKGFTASKYDPKNWVDLIKESGAKYTVITTKHHDGVALWDTKVGDISVVKSTPAKRDLIAPFVKEVRKQGLKLGFYYSLLDWSHPDYPNKTRTEVRYKNDPERWARFNKFNFGQLAELNKTWKPDLYWFDGDWEQSSEAWNSKGIVDLLRSDNKNVIINSRIQGYGDYATPEQGVPVVRPEDKYWELCMTMNDSWGYQHTDSNYKSPYILLRTFVDCLSMGGNLLLDIGPKEDGSIPEEQIAVLKEFGRWTKKHKEAIYETRAGIPTEHFQGYTTLNKAGDILYLYLPYKPNGPVEVKGLMNKVNRIWVVGNGAMLNYKVYNKNYWNSVPGNLYIDVPQQVQDEQITVLAVLLDGPIKLYRGVGQVQDNN